AGAGACTGACTTGATGGTGAACGCAAGCTTTGCGTTCCTCCCGGGGACACTGCGGAAATCTTTCTTCACAGGAAAGCGGCCTTTGCACTCGTCGTGCTGGAGACCCTGGCGCTTACGTTGACGGCTGCGTTCCTGTGGCTTTGTGCTGGGCGTGTGACGACCCACCCCGAGGAGCGCATCCGCGTGGTATTCTCTGGCGCTTTCAAGGCGGACGTCGCCATGGTGGCTGTCTTCCTTGTTGTCTTTGCAGACAGGGAAAGTGCCAGAGTTGCCCTTGCGCCTGCTTCCGTCTTTGTGGTGCTTCAGGCCGTTGTTGAGGCGCTTCTCACGTCGCTGCTGCGGCGGTGGCGCAACAGCGTCAACTGTCGCCCCGGCACGACTCTTCTGCCCCAGCGTTTCAGTCACAACTCACGCAACTCCGTGGCACCTACCGTGTGAACACGGTGGTTTGTTTCCAACAGAGCGCATTTGGCGAAGCCACAGAATCGTCGAAGCCGCCGCGGAACTACATTCTCgcctttctcttttttcttttttatctcTTTGCGTGCCTTTTGCTTTCTTGTCTGCGACCTCACAACTCTATtgctctctttctttttttactttgcaTTTCCCATACCCATCaaagagaagagaaaaaaaGCACGGTCAAACGGTAAGACAAGCAAAAGTGAATTCAGCTTGCGCGCCTAACTCTACAAAGCGCTGATGCTCACCGAAGCATCACCTTTTCCGCTTCTCGCCTATCCAACGCCGCATGCAAACCTCATCCTTGCTTCCTTTTTAGGAAGTGACACAAAAGCTTCTCTTTTTCTTTCCCCTCCTGTCTTTCCCCCATCTTACTCACCGTTTTAAAGCCATTTTTCAAAAGCAGAGGTGAGGTCAATGGCGCGACGTGGCTGCGTCCGCAGGCTGTGCTGTGTTTGCTACTCGTTGTGGTTTTAGTGCATGCAGCGTCGGGAGAGGCGCATCCGACGATGCGGCATCAATGCGTGCACAGCCAATTTGCTGTCCCCCTCGCGACCCTTCCAACAGTTTCCGTTGTGAAGCAGCCCGTTGCGCAGTCGGCACTGACCACCACGTTGTCGAAGGCGCCACGTTTCGTCCGCCGTGGATCGCTTGACCCTCACCAAGCAAGCGACAACGGTCGAGACTTCTCTGGCGGAGCGCTTGTCGAGTCGTGGCTTACGTCCCCTTGTGGTCAAGACAGAGCTTCATCTCGACTCCGCATGCGCGTCTGTTGGCCAGGAAGTTGACACGTACGACGGTTCTGGGCGCCGAGTCCTCTGCACAGCGGCCGACATCCTCACAGAAACGAAAGCCTCGTACATCACCGCCGTTCTGCAGCACGCCGTCGCGAAGCTGTCGATGATGCTGTACACTGAACCGACCGCCTCCTTCACGGTCCCGGTCAACGCCTGCTCTGGCGTTCCCATTGCCGGTGGCGAAGCGCGTGACACCGATTTTGTGCTCTTTGTGAGTGCGATGCCGCAGTCTTCGAGCGCCGCTGAGCAGTCGTCCACCTCCTCCACCGGGATTGCCTGGGGCCGCTCGTGCGTCCGCTCGTCTGACACGCAAGGGTCTCGGCCGATTATCGGTCAGGTCAATTTCTTACCGCGAGGTTATCCGAACGGGGACCGCGCCATTGCCAGCTTCCGGGGTAGCCACGCTCGACGTTCGCGTCGCGATGCACGAGATATCGCACAGTCTTGGGTTCTCAGCGTTGGCTTCCACCCTTTCAAATTTCATCGATGAAAGCGGCGTTTGGAAATCCAGTGGTGGGACCGCGACGGTCTATCGTGCTGGCAAACAGGAGGTAACGATTTGTGCAAACCCCACGGGTGCTGGCCGCCGCACGGCCTCATTTTGGCTGCCCGACACTGGACGGCCTGGAGATTGAGGACAATGGCGGGTCAGGCACGGTGGGGTCGCACTGGAAGCAGCGAGTGCTGCTGCAGGAGGCGCTTGTGGGCATGGTTTCCACACGGCTCTATTTTACTCTTCCCTCACACTCGCCTTCTTCGAGGATGCGGGCTTCTACGCGGCTGATTACGACCTCGCAGAGGACGACGAACTTCTTTTGGGAAGAACGCAGGATGTGATTTCGTCATGGAAAGCTGCAGGACGTACGCCGCGTCGCACGGCTCTCTCGACTACTGCTTTCACGAAGCAGACGGCGGCGAGAAAGCCATCTCTGGAGACGCAAAGTCGCTGCGCAAAAAGCCCTAAAGCAGCAGCGCTGCACGCGTGACCGCCGTGGCATCGGCTACTGCGACGTGACAGCGTACAGCACGGACTTGCTGCCGGCGTACCGCTACTTTGCCGGCTACTCGAATGTGGGGGGCAGCGCCGCCTTTTTGATGGACTACTGCCCCGTCGTCACGGCGTACGACAACGTGAATTGTGTGCAGGCCCAACCACAGGCGCCGGCGAGAGCGACTATAAGCTGTCCCCCCTGGCGAACGTATACGGCAACGAGTTCGGTCCTGCGAGCCGCTGCTTTACGTCAAACCTCATAACAAGCGCACTCCCGCTTTCCTCAAGTGGTGTCCGGTGCCTCCCTCACACCTGTTCCAGTACTGGGCAGCTGCTGCTGCGTGTGCAAGGGCAATCGGTCCCATGCCCCGCTGGACGGGTCTGCGGGTCGCGCGGACACGTCGTCTTTAAAAGGGTGCACGGCTACATTGACTGCCCAGCCGCCGCGGAACTATGCGCTTCACGCGTGACAAATGCAAGCGAGAACGAATCTGCCGCTGCGGTTGCACGGACCTCCTCGTCCGAGCCGCTTTCTTCCGCTCAGAACAGCACGCAGAGCCCGAGTCCGGTGCAGGCGTGCGGTCAACAGCGGCTGCAGTGTGAAGCAACAATGGGCTCGCGGACTGTGTTCCCCGTCTGCGCAAACACTGCGCAACTTTTGGACCGCTGCTTTGAGGACTTGTGCCGCCCCGACGCGGCGGCTCTTCTCCTCACAATGGACGCTTCGCTGGCGCGCCGGTGCTCTCGAGATCGAGCAAGCGTCGCGCGTGACTGCATCGACGGCTGGGATGGCGCACGTGTGCTGTGTCGCATCCTGGACGTCTCTTTTTCTGAACACCGTACTACTGACggttttttactttgttttattgaacacacacacacacaacactcTTTCTACTTAGATTTCTCTATTATTCGTTAGATCATTCTTTCTTCCTCTTTTTATCCTTATTCTTGCTCTCTTTGGAACTGCGGACATGTATTTCCTTGTGCTTTAAACTTTGCATGAGGCCAACGCAAGCCCCGTGAAGCACAGCGAGCCTGAACATCATCCTTTTGGCACCTGGGAGAGTGCGCGCATGGACGCCGAAGCAATGCAACTGCTTCCCTGAGCGTTGCGAACGGACCTTGCCTCTTTTTCGATGTTTCCACTTTTATTTGAATTGCCTCTTCTCCGCTCCTCCCATTGActccttttttgttgttgttgtctttttcacccccttttttttttgcgtcCCCGCGTTGGCACCTTTAGTCTCCTTGTTGTACGTGCGGTGTCTGCGATTCGCCACGTCGATTactcttttttttgtgtgtgtatattctAATCGTTGTTGTTACGCGTCCCGAAACGCCGCTTCTTTTGCCTTGTGCGGAGCTGCGGCGCGAAAGCTGATCCACTTGACTGAACGGGGAGCAgcctcttttttctttttttcaacacACACTCGCCGAGGTGCGCGCTGCTCCTCATTGTAACGCGACAACAACAGCTAATCGAAGGCACTGGCAGGACGAGTTTTCactagccacacacacacacacacacacacacgtactaCGCTTTTTTGATGAACGGAGGTGCTGGCTTGCCTGATTTTACGTCACCGTTGTGTCCTCGCCTGCTGACAGTGCGGGGCAGGCGGCATCTTTGAAGACAATCGCCGAAACGCTGTCCTCCTCCCTGGATGAGGTCCATGAGTGTCTCTCGCCGGAGGGCCGTGCGGTTGACATTATTCGGCGCACCGCCGAGACGTTCCCTGCTAGCAAGACGGCCATTTCTTTCAACGGTGGAAAGGACGCGGTGGTGATGCTAGAGCTCCTCCGGCGCACGATGGGGTTAGAATGGGTGAAGGGCTGCTTTGTCTTTGTGCTTCTCGACACGGCGGGTGAATTCCCTGAGCTAATTGAATTTCGCAAGCACTACATGGCCTCTTACCTCCCGGGGTCACCTTGCACGAGATAGACGCGGGGGACGGCATGAGGCAAGGCCTGTGGCGGGCCACCCAACAGCACGACTTTACCGTCGTCTTCATGGGCACCCGCAAGGATGACCCCAGCGGCAAGTACCAGCAGGTCCTTGGAAACCGACGACTGCCGGTTGGCCGCTGATGGTTCGCGTCTGCCCCATTCTCTCCTGGACTTTCAAAGATGTGTGGGACTACACAATAGCTGGCAAGATTCCGTTCTGCAAGCTGTACCTTGACGGCTACACGTCACTTGGAGACAGCAAGGCGACCTCGCCGAATAATCGTTTGCTGAAGAAAGATGGTAGCTACTCCCCTGCCTGGACGTTAACAGCGGACACCGAAGAGCGCGCTGGTCGCACGGATAGTATCATCTAAAGGTGTGTGAGTCACCTGAAAAAAAAGGGGAGGAGAGGAAAAGAGGACGAAGAGGAAGTGGTTTCCGCGCTTTCACGAGTGCCATCGTGACCGtgtctgtgtgcgtgtgtgtttttcGCAGCCAACTGCGTCGCCTGTTCTCCCTAAAGCACCGCCACTGCAGACCCCTACGGCCACGCCTCTGTTTGCTAACCAGTTTACATCGCTCACTCCTTTTTTCTTTCTCCCCTCTTCGTCTgggctcttttttttttttttgagtgttGCCGACAATCCTCACGTGCGATTGCTCTGATGTTCTCGCCGTTTTTCTCGCCCTCTTTCGGTTGCGTCACGAACGCCCTTTGTCACCCACAGTTCCTCCGTGCTCTTGTCCTTTGGCTGCCTTTTCTTCCTGGgctctttttttttgtcactgTTCACATATGCTCTTGCGCGGCTGTCATTGCCTTTAAGGCACACGAAGCGCTCAACAAACATTTTTGCCAACGCAAACATCATTCACTGTCATTGTTGTCAAGTGGCTGTGGTTTTCACCCTTTTTTCCGAATGAACAGGAAAGTCAGTCTGTATCGTAGAGAAGGAAGCGGTCAGTTGGGCTCCTCCGTTTTCAACGGCGATGCCTTTCTTCTTTCttgtttggaaattaaaaaGCGTGTATTCTTTCACCGATAGACACGTGCATGAAAACTCTCTCCTTCCACTGGCGTGCTCGCGACTTCTGTCCTCGGCAATTGAAAAAACCGGACTCTTCGCTTAAAGCTGTTGCGCAGCAACTCTTCTcccttcttttttcttttgttgttgtttaggtTACGTAGTTCCCCGTGATCGCCGCCGGTAAACCATGAGTGGCTTGCCTTTTAACCCCATGCGGAAGGAGCCGCCCCCTCCGCCGCACATCGACGTAGTCACCTTCAACGCATTCGATTATCTCATTGTCCGCTCACGCGATCGCCAAGAGTTTTTTGTGCATCGCGAGTGCCTCCGCGAGTCCCCTTTTTTGCGCCGTGCGTTCACGAAGCGGCAGGATGTTGCGCTCGACGACCTGGTTGTCACGTTTTCTCCAACGTTTCCTCGGGGAACAGCATCCAGCAAGACCCTTACGACAACTCGGGGAGGGACGACAGCACCGCTGCGGGCGACGAGGTCAACAGCAATGGAAGCCACGACGCCGCCGCCTCCACTGCCGAGAGCCCTTTGAGAATGCGCGCGGACGGCCGATCCGTGTCGCTGCCATTTGATGCCGCGGATAAGGTGAGCGAGCCGACGGCCCTGCAGGTGCTGAGGCCGAAATCCACGGCACCGCCTCTCGTCTTGACGGAGACCCTGCAGGTTGACCGTTCCGTAGACATTTTTTTCCCCAACACGAACGGTGCGACGCTGGACACGGTCATCGCCTACCTGTACTACAAGCATCGCTACGAACGCAAGCCGCTTGATGCGCGGAAGCCTTTCACCGTTCCTAGTGGCTCTGCCATTGCGGTGATGAAGATTGCCAACCTCCTGGAGTGCTAGCAAGTGTGTTGATCCTAAGCTCGCGTAGACGCTTGGTCGCATGAGACGTGGGGCGCCACGCACCCGTTTGCCCGTATTCGTTCTCCCGCTGAATGGTGTTCACTTCTGATCTGTTCTTTCGTGATGTAAACTATCTCCCCGTTTTACACCATCCGTGcgtgcacaaaaaaaaaagaaacgcgAGGCAATAAAAGAAGACCAGACATTTTTCTCTCTTTCAAACTCCTCGTCGCCTGCTGTGAccgcctttttttttttagcttccCGCGCAACGGGAAACGTGCCCCCATCTGCCCCCTTTTCCCGTCCGCGGTAGTTGCTCGTCCTTTTGCCTTTGCGCAAATATACTGCGGTGCAAACTCGCTTTCAAGGGACGCCACCAAATCTCTTCTCTCTGAGATCCCCCCTCTCCTTCTTTTTCTCCCCCCACCTCTCCGTCAAGCAACCCAAACGACTCTTCTCgatctctctctcttcttttttttcttagCGCCATGTCGAAGGCAAAACGGACACAGCAACCCGCGGAGTTGGTCACGCCACCCAAACTGCACATTGACCCCGTGGCAGTGGTGGCGCTGCGCTCCGCTAGTGGACACGTCCATCTACTGGACCGAAACTGCGCACTTGTGAGTCGTCGATGCCAGCGCTTCCTCACGCGGATGGAAGAGGTGATTCTGCAGCGCGGTGATGTGTCCATTGCCGAGAACGCCGCAGCGGTTGAGTCGCCGTCACCGGCCCTCTACTACGCCCCGGCTCACGACGATAAAGACGGGTACCGCAGCTCCGCGGACGCCGTGGCGGCGGACCCCGACGCCCGTCGCAGTTCCTCTTCATTCCGCTGCAGACGCTCTATGAGGTGTACCAGAAGCGGCTTGCGGCTCTACCAGACCAGTCGCAGACAGCCGCAGCCCGCGGCGACGTCCCACGGGTCAACAGTGGCAACCACGCGCGGCGTAGCGGCAACACCCCTTCCGTCTCGGTGACACGCCCTATTCGACGCCGCTGTCCGTCGCATGGCCTCCAGCTTTTGCGGCGATTGAGGACACTCCGGGCATTGCCAAAGGCACTACGGTGTACCCCGTTATCGACCTCCACGATGTACCCGACGACTTGCTGGAGATGGGCATCAACTTCATGTTTTTTAAGTACCGCGCTGACACGGACGCCAACGAGAAGCGGACCAGTGTGGGCAACACTCTTTACGGAGGAGGCTACAACTCGGCGAAACTGATTGCAGCGGCGTCATTTCTGGAAATCTAAGCGAGATGTCTGGTGCTCCATAACGATCgacttctttttttgtttgttttgaaagCGTCGCCCGATGTAACCTACGCTGTCTTTATACCAATGCTCACTACACCCGCAACAAGAACACGTCAGACGGCACCACCGCCACCATCACCTCCTCTTTTTTTTGTCCGTTTCTTCCTTTTTCTGTACGGGAAATGAAGGGATGCTTTTAGCGCCGTGGTGACAGTTTTTCTTGTGTCGAAAACGGAAACAATGCTCGCCTCCCTCTTTTCTTCTTTCTTGTTTGGTTTAGCGAACGAACACCTAtccttttctttttgctttcttttctgACCACATTTTTTTGTCTAACTCTGTTGGGTGCGATCTCGACCTGGCTGACC
The window above is part of the Bactrocera neohumeralis isolate Rockhampton unplaced genomic scaffold, APGP_CSIRO_Bneo_wtdbg2-racon-allhic-juicebox.fasta_v2 ctg4482, whole genome shotgun sequence genome. Proteins encoded here:
- the LOC126767173 gene encoding LOW QUALITY PROTEIN: uncharacterized protein LOC126767173 (The sequence of the model RefSeq protein was modified relative to this genomic sequence to represent the inferred CDS: inserted 2 bases in 2 codons) — encoded protein: MLYTEPTASFTVPVNACSGVPIAGGEARDTDFVLFVSAMPQSSSAAEQSSTSSTGIAWGRSAGQAASLKTIAETLSSSLDEVHECLSPEGRAVDIIRRTAETFPASKTAISFNGGKDAVVMLELLRRTMGLEWVKGCFVFVLLDTAGEFPELIEFRKHYMASYLPGSXLHEIDAGDGMRQGLWRATQQHDFTVVFMGTRKDDPSGKYQQXPWKPTTAGWPLMVRVCPILSWTFKDVWDYTIAGKIPFCKLYLDGYTSLGDSKATSPNNRLLKKDGSYSPAWTLTADTEERAGRTDSII